CGTGTTAATATTCCAGGTTGTCTCAAACCAATGTTGAAGTCTGTTGTCATCCGATCCTAACCATGGTTCATATTTTTTATGAGGATACATTCTTTTCCGCCAAGGCAAATCGGTTTTTATAACTTCCGTTTTTGTGAAAGAATCAAAAGCCAATGAGTCTGTAAATATATTAGATAAAATTAATTCAACATTACGTCCGTTTTTTAATAGGTACTGTCCTTTATTTCTGGTTTCTCCATATTCAAGTTTGGAACGCCAGTCATCACCTTTTAATTCGCTTTGCTTTTTCGCCAATTCAATGACGTTACTTGGTATCCCCTCCATCATCCTCCCCTCCTTCCAATCTCTTTTTTTGCAATACTATCAACAATTTTATTTAATTCCTTAATATCCATTGGAGGACTGTTCCTTTCATTCCAAAGGACCATGATTTCATATATCAAAATAGGATCAACGTACTTTCTAAACAGATGACCAGCTATTGAAGCGGCGGCAGGGTTGCGTCCATTGCCTTCCCTTATCCCCTGCATCAGATCATGCCAGTGTGAGGATGGTCTTGGTTGTCGGGTGTCTCCCATTGTGTGAATTGGATCTCTAATCATATCCATCAACCAGCTTGGGGCTTCCGCTATTTTATTTTCAATCGGTCTACTGGATAACTCCCATTCATAGCGCTTGCCTACACTGTGCAAAGATGGAGAAGCCACTATGTAACCGCCATCCCCTCTAATATCCAGTCCAGGTTTAAAGTTAGACTTGTTCCCGATCCCATCCTGGTATTTGAAAAGGAAGTGATACCCTCCCGATCCAGTGATAGCTTGTACAGTATCGGGCAATGCTCCATAGATGCTTGTTAGCTCAGTTATGGACTCGATCCCATTGGGCGTTCCTTTCGTATCAACATCTAAAACGAAAAAGCCAGAAATATTACCTGTCCGAATTCCAATGTTCGCCTATGTATAATTGGTCCACCAGTCGTTAATAATAGAAATATCGATTGTGGCATCGTTTAATCCATTACGTGTGACAGGGTGCTTACCTACATTTGAACAATTGACATTTCTACAAGTACACTTGCCATTTATCACGCTATGAACAGGGAATACATGCCAGTTCAATAGTTCCGCATAACCGATAGCGGCTCTTAACATTCGTTCATCATCAGTGCTTTGATTGTTTTTCGTTGTGTTTTGTGATAAACTTGTAGTAATCAAATTGAAATATCCTTTCGATTTATATTCGAGAAGGGAACCCGTCTGCAAACGGATCCCCGATGGTTTAATGAAGATGTTTCTAGGTGTAAGAACTGCGAATTCTTACGCCATTTTTATTTGCCTACCTTTGCGACTACTCAGACTCATTCAGCGTTCCTCCTGTTTCCGATAACTTTGAAATAACCTCTTGCGCTCCTTTGATCCTAGACAATTCATGATCTAAAATGCTGTAAATCGCACTTAATTTTCGTTGTATAAGGCCATTCTTGACCAATAAAGCCGCCACCTCTGGATGTTGTTCCAAATCTTGAATCAATTCACTGAAGAAATGAATCCCGCCGTCAATCGTTTCTAATGTGAAAGAAATGGTGTTTGATTCACTGTTTATTTCATTAAGGTTTTTCACTATTCCCTCTCTCCTTTTTAATTTAATTAGCGTACTTTGCATAAATCGTTTTACTGACAGATAAGTCAAGATTGAATTTATCTGCCGCGGCCATTAAATCTACGGTGTCAGCTAGGATTGCCTGTCGATCGACAAGCATGGGCGGCGTCATATCGCCTTTCTTGACCATCTTTTTATAGCCATACTTGGTTGAAACCGCCTTATTGGCGATAGTATTTGCTTTTACATAACTGATCTTAGTCGGCTCATGCAATGAGTGGCGCAACTTGTTCATAGATTCTTTTTGGAAATCCTTGTCCATCGTTCGAAAAATCTGAAATCCCTCTAATCCTGCGGATCTGCGTAACTCCCTAATAACTTCCTTTACCCATTTCTTGAAGTCCGTTACTTCTTTTGATTTCTTTTCACTTTTTAGAACAGCTTCATATATTCCAAATTCGGAAATAACCGTCATGCCTTGCTTTCCTCTGGAGGTACTCACAATATGAGTATCCTTTTCATCAGCATCTAGGTTTCGAGTCAAGTTATGAGCGTCCCTATAACCTAGAGCAACCCCTACATCTTTAGCGATTGCCCACCATTCGTTAGATTCTCTCTCAATGAAACGGATCGGATGGCCGTTCCAGTTTTCAATTTTCATGCTCATTGCATCACCTTCCTTCAACATTCCCTTTCAACCTTGTGAAAAACTTAATATCATTGTTCGTTGCACTCATGCTTTCTGTCATATCATCAAGAAAGGCATCAATTTCACTTTTCTTGAAAAGATACTTCGATCCAACCCGATAATATTTCATTCCGTTTTTGATTAATCTATCCTCGATGATCGGCCTGCTGATATTGAGATATTCAGCCAATTCATTGTAAGTAAGAAAGTATTTCTCTCTGGCCAATTTCTCCAATCGCTCATTGATCGCCTTTTCCAACAGATCATTAACGTACTTTTCATTGATCTGAACATTCAGCATTTAATTCACCTCCTTCAGTGATTCGTCAACACGTAACGAGAAAATGGATTCAATATCCACACCTAACCTCTCAGCTAACTTGCTAGCTGTATTAATGGATGGGTTGCGCCTACCGTTCAATAAAACAGACAAGTAACTATTTGATATTCCAATTTCCTTGGCGAACTGACTTAGATTGACCCCCTCCTTCGCAATCAACAACAATACTTTTTCTCTATTTTTCAATGTGATGTTAACCAAATTCCTCCCCTCTCATAACTGGATTATAAAATATATAAATGGTTTATATTTATATTACCACTTCTTTAGATTAAGTCAATATAAATTTTATAAATCATTTATACTCTCTTGTGTTTTGTGTTATATTATCAATACAAGACAATTAGGGAGGCTCGAGTCATGGGATTTAATCCAAACGAATTTGGTAAGGAATTAAGGAGATTGAGGCGAAATAAAAGACTTACAATGAATCAACTGGGCGATAAAGTGGACTTAACACAACCTTATATATCAATGATTGAGAACGGAAAAGCTGGAAAGGTAATTCCGGACACAATCAAAAAACTATCTGATGGGTTAGGTGTTGATTATTCTGATTTAATGAGAAAGGCTGGCTACTTAAAAAATAGAAAAGAAAATGCAGGAAAAGGGTTTGGTGACTATATAAAGGAACTGAGGGAAAAGGCGGGCAAAACCATTGAGGAAGTAAGCTATGAAAGCGGCTTGTCTACGGAGGAAATACAAAGGATTGAAAATAAAGAAGTTAATGAACCTTCAAAAAATAAACTTTTAAGGCTTGGCAAGTCAATTGGTGTTGATGATTTATATATGTGGTTTTTTGAGAATACAAGTTACCATTTATACGGCGGTGATGTCTTCGATCTCATGTTTAATAGCCCGTCAAAAAACAAAGCTAAGATTACTGCAACACTACCTAAATACTTGGAAATACCTAACTCAAATGGTGTGATTGAAACTCTGGCACTTCAACCGAACCATATCTTTGATCTATTTTATATGCTGCATATGGATACTGATCTTTATTATAAAGGCGATCGCTTATCTAACGATGATAAGGAAAAAATTAAATCCATGCTTAAATTACTTTTTGAATAGGTGATACCATGGCATACATCTACAAACGGGGTAAAAAATGGGCCTATCGTGCGTATGCAGGAAAGGATCCTGTCACTGGAAGGGACAAGCAAGTTAGTAAATCGGGCTTTCTAACAAAGAAGGATGCGCAATTAGCCGCGGCTATCTTTGAAAGGAAATTTCATAATAAAGAATTTATCGAACCTTCAAAAATTACGTTTGAGGCAATATATGAGGAGTGGGAAAGACACTATAGCGTTGACGTTAAAGAAAGTAGCGTTCGGGCTAGGCGAATCGCTTTAAAGCACATTGTAGACGAGTTTGGACATAAACCCATTCAGACCATAACAAAAAAGGAATACCAGGACACAATTGACGAGCTAGCCGCTAGATTCAGTTCTAACTATGTTTCAAGTATCCACACTTCCGCAAACATGGTTTTTGAGTATGCACGCGAAAATAAATTGATTAAAGAAGTACCGACGAAAGATATTAAGCTACCTAAACGGAAAAGGACTGTTGCCGATCTTGAAAAGGAACATTCCATCAATGAGAGGTTTCTCGAGAAGGAAGAACTAGAGGAATTTCTAACTATGACAAAAGATAAAGGCCTAGAAGGCGATCTGTTGGCTTTTACAGTGCTTGCCTATACTGGAATAAGGGTAGGGGAAATGGTCGCCCTAAAGTGGACTGACGTTGACCTTGTCGAACTCACATTGAGAATCATAAAAACTTACTACAATCCAACGAACAACAAGAAAGAATATACTTTACTTACACCAAAAACAGAAGGTTCAATACGAACAGTTACCATTGACCCAGTTCTTGCCGATCTGTTACGGATTCACAAAGAGGAACAAGACGAATTAAAGAAAGCCAACAAGCCAATTTATAATGACGATGACTTTATTTTTGCAACGAATGATGGATACCCAAAAACCATTAAGCATATAGCAACTAGGATGAAGCGGATCCTCGACAGAACCACCATACAGAAACATGTAACCCCTCATTCATTCAGACACACTCATACATCGTTACTCATTGAAGCTAACGTACACATAAAGGAGATCCAAGAAAGGTTAGGTCATTCGGACATTAATACCACCATGGACATATACGCTCACTTAACAAAGAACATTGAAAAAGAGGCCTCCACTAAGTTTAGCAACTTAATGAAAGACCTCTCTGAAAACCTAATTTGATTAAAGCATGAACAAAAACATGAACATTTTCATCCTGATCAATCATAAACCCTTATACATCAAGGGTCAGGGGCGGTTACTACATCATGCCGCCCATAATCCAGATGGTTTCTTAGGGTTTCGCCCACCTTTTTTAATGCATCGTTTAACCTTAATTCTACATAGAAGATACTATTTTTCTTCGCTAGTATTCTCACGCCTNAATCCAGATGGTTTCTTAGGGTTTCGCCCACCTTTTTTAATGCATCGTTTAACCTTAATTCTACATAGAAGATACTATTTTTCTTCGCTAGTATTCTCACGCCTTTATATCCTCGTTACTTTTTTGTTACTTTTTCAAAAAGTCACACCCCGATTTATAGCACCAAATGATCAACCAACTTCACATTCTATTATATAGTAACAACCGAGTATAAAAATCTTCCCCTCATCCAATAATGGTTACTAAGTATTTTGAAGGGACTGAATTGTATGTACAAATGCCGTGAATGTGGTAAACCAGGAGCAACAGATAAGAGTTGGGGCTTATGTTTGAAATGCTATAAAATTCATCGGAAGATCGGTAAGAGCCTAGGTCAAAAATAATCTATTCACCCCCCATGCTCTCGATAAACCATTTCTCCATTAATATAGGTAGGGGTAAACGATAAGTGTTTGTTCTTGTTGTACTTTTGCAGGAAATACTCAATTATATTTTGGTTATTTAAGCACAGATTAATAAATTCGGCTGCCATGCTTGTTTTGGTAAAATCACAAGCAATTGCAATACGTTTCAATCTATCGTGATTTGACTGACTGATACGAGGATTGACGTGAACCTTCGCATCAACGCGCTTCTTTTTTACCGGATATACCTTCTCCCCTACTTGATTTTCCATTTTATTACCCCCATTTTACGGGTTATCCCCGCCAAGGTTTTAAAGTTTTAAACTTTTATTGTCTTATAGTTTAAATCTATGGCAGATGGGGGAGGGTTAGAACTTCTAATAATGGATCAGTGAAAACAAGCCTCCACCAATTTAGGTGAAGGCTAATTCTTTGGATACACTCTCTTTTGACACCGCTGGCATACATAAGCGCGCTCCTGTTTCTCTGGATCCACGATTACCCATCGACCTTTAATCTCTGTCCTGCAATTGCATAGATCGATGTTGGAGAGTTCGTTTTTCATTTTTCCGTCAAGCATTCATTATGCCTCTCTCTTGGAGTTCACCTTTATATTAGGTTAATACTCTGGCCTTTCTGCTTTCAGTATGTCCATAAAAGGAATCTTCCTAACATCACCATACCCTTGGACATGTACCCTTTTAGTACTTGAATCTAATTTTACTATTCGGCCCTGAATCTTTTCACTCATTCGCCAAACAGAAAGTACAAGCTCATCTTTAGATTGATGAGCCTCTGTGATCGTGTTTGCAAGATCCTCTAATTCTAATTCATCTCTTACTGGTCGTTTCGATTTAGTTGATGGTTTTGACATGTTAAATCCCTCCATTTAATTTAATTCAATATCTACTAAATGAGTGGCTGGTATCCACTTTCGATCCCAAGCATCGCCTATGGATGCGTCAACTAGAATCGCCTTATTAATTGAATCGATTCTTTTAACGATCCCTACAACCTGATGATTCCTCTTGTTTTGCCAATACTTGATAGACACCACGACTTCATCTTGCATAGATTGGGCTAACTTTTCCGCAAGCGCCCCTAGTT
The genomic region above belongs to Ammoniphilus oxalaticus and contains:
- a CDS encoding primase alpha helix C-terminal domain-containing protein gives rise to the protein MDMIRDPIHTMGDTRQPRPSSHWHDLMQGIREGNGRNPAAASIAGHLFRKYVDPILIYEIMVLWNERNSPPMDIKELNKIVDSIAKKEIGRRGG
- a CDS encoding helix-turn-helix domain-containing protein, yielding MGFNPNEFGKELRRLRRNKRLTMNQLGDKVDLTQPYISMIENGKAGKVIPDTIKKLSDGLGVDYSDLMRKAGYLKNRKENAGKGFGDYIKELREKAGKTIEEVSYESGLSTEEIQRIENKEVNEPSKNKLLRLGKSIGVDDLYMWFFENTSYHLYGGDVFDLMFNSPSKNKAKITATLPKYLEIPNSNGVIETLALQPNHIFDLFYMLHMDTDLYYKGDRLSNDDKEKIKSMLKLLFE
- a CDS encoding helix-turn-helix domain-containing protein; this encodes MLNVQINEKYVNDLLEKAINERLEKLAREKYFLTYNELAEYLNISRPIIEDRLIKNGMKYYRVGSKYLFKKSEIDAFLDDMTESMSATNNDIKFFTRLKGNVEGR
- a CDS encoding tyrosine-type recombinase/integrase; this encodes MAYIYKRGKKWAYRAYAGKDPVTGRDKQVSKSGFLTKKDAQLAAAIFERKFHNKEFIEPSKITFEAIYEEWERHYSVDVKESSVRARRIALKHIVDEFGHKPIQTITKKEYQDTIDELAARFSSNYVSSIHTSANMVFEYARENKLIKEVPTKDIKLPKRKRTVADLEKEHSINERFLEKEELEEFLTMTKDKGLEGDLLAFTVLAYTGIRVGEMVALKWTDVDLVELTLRIIKTYYNPTNNKKEYTLLTPKTEGSIRTVTIDPVLADLLRIHKEEQDELKKANKPIYNDDDFIFATNDGYPKTIKHIATRMKRILDRTTIQKHVTPHSFRHTHTSLLIEANVHIKEIQERLGHSDINTTMDIYAHLTKNIEKEASTKFSNLMKDLSENLI
- a CDS encoding BRO-N domain-containing protein, with product MSMKIENWNGHPIRFIERESNEWWAIAKDVGVALGYRDAHNLTRNLDADEKDTHIVSTSRGKQGMTVISEFGIYEAVLKSEKKSKEVTDFKKWVKEVIRELRRSAGLEGFQIFRTMDKDFQKESMNKLRHSLHEPTKISYVKANTIANKAVSTKYGYKKMVKKGDMTPPMLVDRQAILADTVDLMAAADKFNLDLSVSKTIYAKYAN
- a CDS encoding YolD-like family protein, giving the protein MSKPSTKSKRPVRDELELEDLANTITEAHQSKDELVLSVWRMSEKIQGRIVKLDSSTKRVHVQGYGDVRKIPFMDILKAERPEY
- a CDS encoding helix-turn-helix domain-containing protein, producing the protein MVNITLKNREKVLLLIAKEGVNLSQFAKEIGISNSYLSVLLNGRRNPSINTASKLAERLGVDIESIFSLRVDESLKEVN
- a CDS encoding YolD-like family protein, producing MIKDRGNIKWTAMMLPEHRAALHELEVSQDDVDPPSKSEDELGALAEKLAQSMQDEVVVSIKYWQNKRNHQVVGIVKRIDSINKAILVDASIGDAWDRKWIPATHLVDIELN